In a genomic window of Sulfuriferula nivalis:
- a CDS encoding glutamine--tRNA ligase/YqeY domain fusion protein, which translates to MSAPTEKPVISNFIRNIIDDDIASNKWNHPVTTRFPPEPNGYLHYGHAKSICLNFGLARDYGGACHLRFDDTNPEKEEQEYVDSIIDAVRWLGFDWGDNKFFASDYFDKLYAYAEFLIEHSLAYVDSQDAAAMRENRGTHLVPGTNSPYRERTPAENLDLFRRMKAGEFADGAHVLRAKIDMASPNFNLRDPVIYRIRHAEHHRTGNTWCIYPLYDYTHCISDAIEHITHSVCTLEFEDHRPLYDWVLDKLQPVIGWHPQQIEFARLNLTYVVLSKRKLISLVEGGHVDGWDDPRLPTLVGARRRGFTAAGFRLFTDRIGVSKGDSWIDMSVLEDCMREDLNQAAERRIAVLDPIKLIIDNYAENQSEVCYAPNHPLKPELGKREVPLSRELWIERDDYMETPTKGYFRLFPGNKVRLRYGYVVECTGAEYGTDGEIIAVHCQYLPETKSGTAGADSVKVKGNIHWLSAAHASAVEVRLYDRLFAVPHPGADDKDYLLDINPLSKQVISAYVESALLDMPAEQHFQFERNGYFVSDRVDSVAGKPVFNRTVTLKDTWAAK; encoded by the coding sequence ATGTCTGCACCTACTGAAAAACCTGTTATTTCCAACTTCATCCGCAATATCATTGATGACGACATCGCCAGCAACAAGTGGAACCACCCAGTTACCACGCGTTTTCCACCCGAGCCTAATGGGTATTTGCATTACGGCCATGCGAAATCCATCTGTCTGAATTTTGGCTTAGCGCGTGATTATGGTGGTGCGTGTCATTTGCGATTTGACGATACCAATCCCGAAAAAGAAGAACAGGAATACGTCGACTCAATTATCGACGCGGTGCGCTGGCTGGGATTTGACTGGGGCGACAACAAATTTTTTGCATCTGACTACTTTGACAAGCTTTACGCCTATGCAGAGTTCCTGATTGAACACAGTCTGGCTTACGTTGACAGCCAGGATGCTGCAGCGATGCGCGAAAACCGTGGCACGCATCTTGTACCAGGAACCAACAGCCCTTATCGCGAACGCACGCCAGCAGAAAATCTGGATTTATTCCGCCGTATGAAAGCGGGTGAATTTGCTGATGGTGCACACGTGTTGCGCGCTAAAATTGATATGGCTTCACCGAATTTCAACTTACGTGACCCAGTCATTTACCGCATTCGCCACGCCGAGCATCATCGTACCGGCAATACATGGTGCATCTATCCGCTATATGACTACACCCACTGTATTTCTGATGCGATAGAGCATATTACGCACTCGGTTTGCACGCTGGAATTTGAAGATCACCGTCCGCTCTATGACTGGGTACTGGATAAGCTACAACCTGTCATCGGCTGGCATCCGCAACAAATAGAATTTGCCCGTCTCAACCTTACCTACGTTGTGCTATCCAAACGTAAACTCATCAGTCTGGTCGAAGGCGGTCACGTTGATGGCTGGGACGACCCACGCTTGCCTACCTTAGTCGGCGCGCGCAGACGAGGTTTCACCGCTGCAGGGTTCCGTCTGTTTACTGACCGTATTGGGGTATCCAAAGGCGACTCATGGATAGACATGAGCGTGCTCGAAGACTGCATGCGTGAAGACTTGAATCAGGCCGCAGAACGCCGTATTGCCGTACTCGACCCGATCAAACTCATCATCGACAATTATGCTGAAAATCAGTCAGAAGTCTGCTACGCACCTAACCATCCATTAAAGCCAGAACTCGGCAAACGTGAAGTACCGCTATCTCGCGAGCTATGGATAGAGCGTGATGACTACATGGAAACACCGACCAAAGGCTATTTCCGTTTGTTCCCAGGCAACAAAGTTCGTTTGCGCTATGGCTATGTAGTTGAGTGTACAGGTGCTGAATATGGTACAGACGGCGAAATTATTGCAGTGCATTGCCAATATTTACCAGAAACAAAATCAGGCACTGCAGGAGCTGACAGCGTCAAGGTTAAAGGTAATATTCACTGGCTTTCCGCTGCACATGCCAGCGCAGTTGAAGTGCGACTCTACGACAGATTGTTCGCCGTGCCGCATCCAGGCGCAGATGACAAAGACTACTTGCTAGACATAAATCCATTGTCAAAACAAGTAATTAGCGCTTATGTTGAATCTGCCTTATTAGATATGCCAGCGGAACAGCATTTCCAGTTTGAACGCAATGGCTACTTCGTCAGCGACCGTGTCGACAGTGTTGCAGGCAAACCCGTATTTAACCGCACTGTCACTCTCAAGGACACCTGGGCGGCTAAATAG
- the grpE gene encoding nucleotide exchange factor GrpE has product MQSENNQNEQAEEVSAETETMPSLEESLKQAELLAQEHHDAWLRAKAEGDNIRKRAQEDVAKAHKFAVENFANELLAVKDSLEAALSTDAPSIDNLKSGVELTLKQLTSAFGKSNLQEINPVGEKFDAHKHQAISMIESEAEANTVVAVLQKGYQLHDRVIRPALVTVAKAKS; this is encoded by the coding sequence ATGCAGTCCGAAAATAACCAGAACGAACAAGCTGAAGAAGTTTCAGCAGAAACAGAAACCATGCCTAGTCTGGAAGAGTCACTTAAACAAGCCGAATTACTCGCACAAGAGCACCACGACGCTTGGCTACGTGCAAAAGCTGAAGGCGACAATATTCGTAAGCGCGCACAAGAAGACGTGGCAAAAGCACACAAATTTGCGGTAGAAAATTTTGCTAATGAGTTGCTTGCAGTCAAAGATAGTTTAGAAGCGGCATTGAGCACAGATGCGCCTAGCATCGATAATCTGAAAAGCGGTGTCGAACTAACCCTGAAGCAACTCACCAGCGCTTTTGGTAAATCAAACTTGCAGGAAATTAACCCGGTGGGTGAAAAATTCGATGCGCACAAACACCAAGCCATCAGCATGATAGAAAGTGAAGCGGAAGCGAATACCGTTGTTGCCGTGTTGCAAAAAGGTTACCAGCTACACGATCGCGTCATTCGCCCAGCATTAGTAACCGTCGCAAAAGCTAAATCTTAA
- the dnaK gene encoding molecular chaperone DnaK: MGKIIGIDLGTTNSCVSVMENGATKVIENAEGARTTPSIVAYAEDGEILVGAAAKRQAVTNPKNTIFAVKRLIGRRFEEKEVQKDIGLMPYSIVKADNGDAWVEVRGKKMSAPEVSAQILMKMKKTAEDYLGEPVTEAVITVPAYFNDSQRQATKDAGRIAGLEVKRIINEPTAAALAFGMDKKEGDRKIAVYDLGGGTFDISIIDIAEIEGEHQFEVLSTNGDTFLGGEDFDQRVIDYLADEFKKEQGIDLRSDMLALQRLKEAAEKAKIELSSAQQTEVNLPYITADASGPKHLAVKITRAKFESLVEELIERTIAPCKQAIKDSGVSVADIGDVILVGGMTRMPKVQEKVKEFFGKEPRRDVNPDEAVAVGASIQGGVLQGEVKDVLLLDVTPLSLGIETMGGVMTKLIQKNTTIPTKASQVFSTAEDNQNAVTIHVLQGEREIASGNKSLGQFNLSDIPPASRGMPQIEVTFDIDANGILHVSAKDKATGKENKIKIQASSGLSDAEIQQMVQDAEAHAEDDRIMRELVDARNQCDNLIHSTKKSLTEYGDKVSADEKSAIEAAISAAEEALKGNDKADVEAKATALGELAHKLSEKMYSAEAAPAGDAGQTGGNAHAHDDNVVDAEFEEVKDKP; this comes from the coding sequence ATGGGTAAAATTATCGGTATCGACTTAGGAACAACCAATTCTTGCGTTTCTGTAATGGAAAACGGCGCAACTAAAGTTATTGAAAATGCTGAAGGCGCGCGCACTACTCCTTCCATTGTTGCTTATGCAGAAGATGGCGAAATATTAGTTGGGGCGGCAGCAAAACGCCAGGCAGTTACCAATCCAAAAAACACGATATTCGCTGTTAAGCGTTTGATCGGTCGTCGTTTTGAAGAAAAAGAAGTACAGAAAGATATCGGCCTCATGCCTTACAGCATTGTCAAAGCTGACAATGGTGATGCATGGGTAGAAGTGCGCGGCAAAAAAATGTCTGCACCAGAAGTATCTGCACAGATCTTGATGAAAATGAAAAAGACTGCTGAAGACTACTTGGGTGAACCAGTAACTGAAGCAGTTATTACTGTACCAGCTTACTTTAACGACAGTCAGCGCCAGGCAACTAAAGATGCAGGTCGTATCGCAGGTTTGGAAGTTAAACGTATCATCAACGAACCTACTGCTGCTGCATTAGCGTTCGGTATGGACAAAAAAGAAGGTGATCGTAAGATTGCTGTGTATGACTTGGGTGGTGGTACATTCGATATCTCCATTATTGACATCGCTGAAATCGAAGGCGAACATCAGTTTGAAGTACTATCTACCAATGGTGATACTTTCCTTGGTGGTGAAGATTTCGACCAACGCGTAATTGACTATCTTGCTGATGAATTCAAAAAAGAACAAGGTATTGATTTGCGTAGCGACATGCTGGCATTGCAGCGTTTGAAAGAAGCGGCTGAAAAGGCAAAAATCGAGTTGTCATCTGCACAACAAACTGAAGTTAACCTGCCTTACATCACTGCAGATGCAAGTGGCCCTAAGCATTTGGCTGTTAAGATCACTCGCGCTAAATTTGAAAGCCTGGTTGAAGAATTGATCGAACGTACTATCGCTCCTTGCAAACAAGCGATTAAAGATTCAGGTGTAAGCGTAGCTGACATCGGCGACGTAATTTTAGTCGGCGGTATGACACGTATGCCTAAAGTACAAGAAAAGGTAAAAGAATTCTTCGGTAAAGAGCCACGTCGTGACGTTAACCCTGATGAAGCTGTTGCAGTTGGCGCATCTATTCAAGGTGGTGTATTACAAGGCGAAGTAAAAGACGTATTGTTGTTAGACGTAACACCGTTGTCTTTGGGTATTGAAACTATGGGTGGCGTGATGACTAAACTCATCCAGAAAAACACCACTATCCCAACTAAAGCTAGCCAAGTGTTCTCTACTGCGGAAGATAACCAGAATGCGGTTACCATCCACGTATTGCAAGGTGAGCGTGAAATCGCTTCTGGCAATAAGAGCTTGGGTCAATTCAACTTGTCCGACATTCCACCAGCATCACGCGGCATGCCACAAATTGAAGTGACATTTGACATCGATGCCAACGGTATTTTGCATGTTTCTGCAAAAGACAAAGCAACTGGTAAAGAGAACAAGATCAAGATTCAGGCTAGTTCTGGTTTGTCAGATGCTGAAATCCAGCAAATGGTGCAAGATGCTGAAGCCCATGCTGAAGATGACCGTATCATGCGCGAGTTGGTTGATGCACGTAACCAGTGCGACAATTTGATCCACTCAACCAAAAAATCGTTGACCGAATATGGCGACAAAGTCAGTGCCGACGAAAAATCTGCGATTGAAGCTGCGATTAGCGCTGCTGAAGAAGCGTTAAAAGGTAATGACAAGGCTGATGTCGAAGCGAAAGCAACTGCATTGGGCGAGCTGGCACACAAACTGTCTGAGAAAATGTATTCGGCTGAAGCTGCACCAGCAGGTGATGCTGGTCAAACAGGTGGCAACGCTCACGCCCATGATGACAATGTCGTTGATGCTGAGTTTGAAGAAGTTAAAGACAAGCCTTAA
- the dnaJ gene encoding molecular chaperone DnaJ, translating into MSKRDYYEVLGINRDASEEELKKAYRRLAMKYHPDRNPDNPKAEEQFKEAKTAYETLTDAQKRAAYDQYGHAGLDQGAGMGGGAGGFSDAFGDIFGDIFGGGGRGRSNVYRGADLQYNLEITLEEAARGTETKIRIPTQEECETCHGSGARPGTEATTCGTCGGHGQVRMQQGFFSIQQACPKCHGTGKVIPNPCTTCHGSGRVKKHKTLSVRIPSGVDNGDRIRLSGEGEAGVNGGPTGDLYVVIHLKAHSVFQRDHNDLHCEMPISFTTAALGGEIEIPTLDGHAKLKIPAETQSGKVFRLRGKGIQGVRTNAPGDLMCHVAIETPVNLTERQKELLRELESINQEDDARHSPKARSFMDKVKAFFAG; encoded by the coding sequence ATGTCTAAACGCGATTATTATGAAGTGCTCGGCATCAATCGGGATGCCAGCGAAGAAGAACTCAAGAAGGCTTATCGTCGCTTAGCGATGAAATACCATCCTGACCGTAATCCAGACAATCCTAAGGCTGAAGAACAGTTCAAAGAGGCAAAGACTGCCTACGAAACACTGACTGACGCTCAAAAACGTGCTGCGTATGATCAATATGGTCATGCTGGCTTGGATCAAGGTGCTGGTATGGGTGGTGGCGCAGGTGGATTCTCTGATGCCTTCGGTGATATCTTTGGCGATATCTTCGGTGGTGGCGGTCGTGGACGCTCCAATGTCTACCGTGGCGCAGATCTGCAATACAATCTGGAAATCACCCTGGAAGAAGCCGCACGCGGTACTGAAACCAAGATACGCATCCCGACCCAGGAAGAATGCGAAACTTGTCACGGATCAGGCGCACGACCAGGTACCGAAGCCACAACATGTGGCACCTGTGGTGGTCATGGTCAAGTACGTATGCAACAAGGCTTTTTCTCTATCCAGCAGGCATGTCCAAAATGTCATGGTACGGGTAAAGTTATTCCTAACCCATGTACGACTTGTCATGGCTCTGGACGGGTTAAGAAGCATAAAACCTTATCAGTACGCATCCCATCCGGCGTAGACAATGGCGATCGCATACGCCTGTCTGGTGAAGGTGAAGCTGGTGTGAACGGTGGTCCAACAGGCGATCTATATGTTGTTATCCATCTCAAGGCACACTCTGTATTCCAACGTGATCACAATGATTTGCATTGCGAAATGCCGATCAGCTTCACCACGGCAGCATTAGGTGGCGAAATTGAGATCCCGACACTGGATGGTCATGCCAAGCTCAAAATTCCGGCAGAAACTCAATCTGGCAAAGTTTTCCGTTTGCGTGGCAAAGGTATACAGGGTGTACGCACCAACGCACCCGGCGACTTAATGTGTCATGTTGCTATCGAAACGCCAGTCAACCTTACCGAGCGTCAAAAGGAATTGCTGCGTGAGTTAGAAAGCATTAATCAGGAAGATGATGCCCGTCACAGCCCGAAAGCACGGTCATTCATGGATAAGGTGAAGGCTTTTTTTGCAGGCTGA
- a CDS encoding DUF1439 domain-containing protein: MRQILALIMSLMLIAGCTSNLFKPNQFSFTTAEMQKNLDKKFPIEKKYLGIIDLTLLNPKIATRPDTRRLALQFDTRVYMLGYNRVLDSSISITTSLFYDVAKQSVILKEPRLEKIGVVGMPSGQAESLNQIAAMLVSEQLEGASIYHFTENETRILGMSLAPESLEITDAGVTVHIQK, from the coding sequence ATGCGCCAAATTTTGGCGTTGATTATGAGTCTTATGCTGATTGCTGGCTGTACTAGCAATCTGTTTAAGCCGAATCAATTTAGTTTTACCACGGCTGAGATGCAGAAAAATCTAGATAAAAAATTCCCTATCGAGAAAAAATATCTGGGTATTATAGATTTAACCTTGCTTAATCCAAAAATAGCTACGCGCCCAGATACCAGGCGTCTTGCATTGCAGTTTGATACTCGAGTGTATATGCTGGGTTATAACCGTGTACTTGATAGCAGCATCAGCATCACTACTAGTTTGTTTTATGACGTAGCTAAACAAAGCGTGATCTTAAAAGAGCCGCGGTTAGAAAAAATTGGTGTCGTTGGTATGCCTAGTGGGCAGGCAGAAAGTTTGAATCAAATTGCGGCAATGCTAGTGAGTGAGCAGTTAGAGGGGGCCAGCATTTATCATTTTACGGAAAATGAAACACGAATTCTGGGTATGAGCCTTGCCCCTGAGAGCTTGGAAATTACAGATGCTGGTGTAACTGTGCATATCCAAAAATAA
- a CDS encoding EI24 domain-containing protein, whose product MSDIIDALLGAAKSLFHPKILAIVLWPVVFALLLWGALAWLFWADWLSVLNGWVQPAELWLDQYNFAWMASMLSVTLLVLLITPLALTTALLVAAVIAMPMMVRHVAQRDFPTLEYKHGGTVLGSILNALIAVVVYIGLWLITLPFWFAAGLGAVFSLLLTAYLNQRLFRYDALADHASREEFDMILEQSGGSLYGMGLILAFLHFIPVINLFSPIYTGLAYIHFGLNKLQKLREMQK is encoded by the coding sequence ATGAGTGACATCATAGATGCCCTGTTAGGGGCAGCAAAAAGCCTGTTTCATCCAAAAATTCTGGCCATCGTTTTATGGCCCGTAGTCTTTGCTTTGCTGTTATGGGGGGCGTTAGCCTGGTTGTTCTGGGCGGATTGGTTGAGTGTACTTAATGGCTGGGTGCAGCCTGCAGAATTATGGTTAGATCAGTATAACTTTGCCTGGATGGCAAGTATGCTGAGTGTAACTTTGCTGGTGCTGTTGATTACGCCATTGGCGCTGACTACAGCGTTGCTGGTTGCAGCTGTTATCGCTATGCCGATGATGGTAAGGCATGTGGCACAACGTGATTTTCCTACATTGGAATACAAGCATGGCGGCACAGTGCTTGGTAGTATCTTGAATGCACTCATTGCTGTGGTGGTGTACATAGGCTTGTGGTTGATCACTTTACCATTCTGGTTTGCTGCCGGCTTAGGGGCAGTATTTTCCTTGCTGCTGACTGCTTATCTGAATCAACGATTATTCCGTTATGATGCGTTGGCAGATCATGCCAGTCGTGAAGAGTTTGACATGATACTGGAACAGTCAGGTGGCAGTCTTTATGGCATGGGCTTGATTTTGGCTTTTTTGCATTTTATACCCGTCATTAATTTGTTTTCACCCATCTATACTGGGCTGGCGTATATACATTTTGGCTTAAATAAACTCCAGAAATTACGTGAGATGCAGAAGTGA
- a CDS encoding TatD family hydrolase has protein sequence MFIDSHCHINFPDLVAREAEVMANMRANQVTHALCVSVELDRYPEVLAMAERHANVFASVGVHPDYENLIEPDVAQLVSLAAHPRVIAIGETGLDYFRLTGDLEWQRERFRTHIRAAKLAKKPLIIHTRSAAEDTLRIMQEEGAAEIGGVMHCFTESLAVAEAAMAMNFYISFSGIVTFKNAVDLKAVAQAVPLDRMLIETDSPYLAPIPYRGKTNEPAWVKHVAEHIAQLRGVSVETIGLATTANFFNLFSSATPA, from the coding sequence ATGTTTATTGATTCGCACTGCCATATTAATTTCCCGGATTTAGTAGCGCGCGAAGCCGAAGTGATGGCGAATATGCGCGCCAACCAAGTTACGCATGCCTTATGTGTCAGTGTCGAACTAGATCGTTATCCTGAAGTGTTGGCAATGGCTGAGCGCCATGCCAATGTTTTCGCATCAGTGGGTGTCCATCCTGATTATGAAAATCTTATTGAACCTGACGTTGCTCAACTAGTAAGCTTGGCTGCGCATCCTCGTGTTATTGCCATAGGTGAAACTGGCTTGGACTATTTTCGTTTGACGGGAGATTTGGAATGGCAGCGTGAGCGTTTCCGCACCCATATTCGCGCAGCAAAGCTAGCAAAAAAACCTTTAATTATTCATACTCGATCAGCCGCAGAAGATACTTTGCGTATCATGCAGGAAGAGGGTGCCGCAGAGATCGGTGGTGTAATGCATTGCTTTACCGAAAGTTTGGCTGTGGCGGAAGCTGCAATGGCGATGAATTTTTATATTTCATTTTCGGGTATAGTCACCTTCAAAAATGCGGTTGATTTAAAGGCAGTTGCACAGGCAGTGCCGCTGGATCGCATGTTAATTGAGACTGACTCACCTTATCTCGCTCCCATTCCCTATCGTGGCAAAACTAATGAACCTGCATGGGTCAAACACGTTGCCGAGCATATAGCACAGTTACGTGGCGTCTCGGTTGAGACGATAGGGCTGGCGACGACAGCCAATTTCTTCAACTTGTTTTCATCTGCTACACCTGCATGA
- a CDS encoding PilZ domain-containing protein gives MSAVPPVQRPGVLSLAIKEKSALFAAYMPFLKGGGLFVPSTKPYHLGDEVFMLLSLLEDANKIPVAGKVVWVTPVGCHGGKTPGIGVQFDSNENGVYARNKIEGALGGSLKAVRPTHTL, from the coding sequence ATGAGTGCAGTTCCTCCAGTACAACGGCCTGGCGTTTTGTCATTGGCAATCAAAGAAAAATCGGCTTTGTTTGCCGCTTATATGCCATTTTTAAAGGGTGGTGGTCTGTTTGTGCCATCAACCAAGCCTTATCACTTAGGTGATGAAGTGTTTATGTTGCTGTCCTTGCTTGAAGATGCCAACAAAATTCCCGTTGCGGGTAAAGTTGTGTGGGTAACCCCCGTGGGTTGTCATGGCGGTAAAACGCCTGGTATCGGCGTACAGTTTGATAGTAATGAAAACGGTGTTTATGCACGTAATAAAATTGAGGGTGCATTAGGTGGATCATTGAAAGCGGTCAGACCTACGCATACGCTATAA
- the holB gene encoding DNA polymerase III subunit delta' encodes MNNAMLDAYPWQIDTAQRLINLRKQLPHALLLHGRAGLGKYALAQSYAKFLLCESADKSIAACGVCPACHWFEQGAHPDVHVLQPSAMDEVEDSDAKRSAWISVEQVRHAIDFVQLTSHRNGLRIVLIYPAEAMQAGAANALLKTLEEPPENSLLILVSDQMSKLIPTILSRCHLVGFDLPENGPTLAWLQEQGVENAALCLGLAAGSPLRAVTLADADYQTRRRTLLQDLLAAKKTNALLLAERYAKLVNADFSQLLLWLQQWAQDMLAVKLAGRVYYHLDHTEQLHSLALHVKLSLLQLWQQRLQQARAAVAHPLNVQMVLEDILLDYVNLFE; translated from the coding sequence GTGAATAACGCGATGCTGGATGCTTATCCATGGCAAATTGACACGGCACAGCGATTAATCAACTTGCGCAAGCAGTTGCCGCATGCCTTGTTATTGCACGGACGGGCGGGCTTGGGTAAATATGCCCTGGCTCAGTCTTATGCGAAATTTTTACTGTGTGAGTCAGCGGATAAATCGATTGCTGCTTGTGGTGTTTGTCCAGCCTGTCATTGGTTTGAGCAAGGTGCTCATCCTGATGTGCATGTTTTGCAACCCAGTGCGATGGACGAGGTGGAAGATAGTGATGCCAAAAGGAGTGCATGGATTTCTGTAGAGCAAGTGCGTCATGCCATAGACTTTGTTCAGCTGACATCCCATCGAAATGGTCTGCGTATTGTGTTGATTTACCCTGCTGAAGCTATGCAAGCGGGTGCAGCGAATGCGCTATTAAAAACGCTGGAAGAACCGCCTGAAAATAGCTTGTTAATCCTTGTCAGTGATCAAATGTCCAAACTTATTCCGACGATATTAAGTCGGTGTCATTTGGTTGGATTTGATTTACCAGAAAATGGGCCAACCTTAGCTTGGTTGCAGGAGCAAGGTGTTGAAAATGCTGCATTGTGTTTAGGTTTGGCCGCGGGTTCACCCTTGCGAGCGGTTACGCTGGCAGATGCGGATTATCAAACCCGTCGCCGAACATTGCTGCAGGATTTGTTGGCAGCTAAAAAAACTAATGCATTATTGCTAGCCGAGCGTTATGCAAAGCTGGTTAACGCTGATTTCTCACAATTGCTGTTGTGGTTACAGCAATGGGCTCAGGATATGCTTGCGGTTAAGCTGGCAGGGCGGGTTTATTATCATTTGGACCACACTGAGCAATTGCACAGCTTGGCGTTGCATGTTAAGTTAAGCCTGTTACAGCTTTGGCAGCAGCGTTTGCAGCAAGCGCGTGCTGCGGTAGCGCACCCATTGAATGTGCAGATGGTACTAGAAGATATTTTGCTGGATTACGTTAATTTGTTTGAGTGA
- the tmk gene encoding dTMP kinase, giving the protein MAFITLEGIDGAGKTTNLEWIAEYLRSQGLEVLVTREPGGTPLGESLRALLLNQAMHIDTEALLMFAARREHIAQVIQPALDRGVWVLSDRFTDASFAYQCGGRGIAEDRLGILESWVQQGLQPDLTVLFDVDVAIAHERVRTHSDPDRFEQEQLGFFERVRSMYLHRAAQYPERFRVVRTDQSISDIRIELKRMLSVLISE; this is encoded by the coding sequence ATGGCATTTATTACTTTAGAAGGCATAGACGGCGCTGGAAAAACGACTAATTTGGAGTGGATTGCCGAATATTTGCGTTCCCAGGGGTTGGAAGTATTGGTAACACGTGAGCCTGGTGGAACCCCATTGGGTGAGTCATTACGTGCATTGTTGTTGAATCAAGCTATGCATATTGATACCGAAGCCTTGCTGATGTTTGCAGCTCGACGTGAACATATCGCGCAAGTTATTCAACCAGCTCTGGATAGAGGTGTATGGGTACTGTCGGATCGATTTACTGATGCGAGTTTTGCTTATCAATGCGGTGGACGTGGTATTGCTGAGGACAGGTTGGGTATTTTGGAATCATGGGTACAACAAGGTTTGCAACCCGATTTGACAGTGTTGTTTGATGTTGATGTGGCGATTGCACATGAGCGCGTGCGTACGCATTCTGATCCGGATCGATTTGAGCAAGAGCAGCTTGGTTTTTTTGAGCGAGTACGGTCTATGTATCTTCATCGGGCGGCTCAGTATCCAGAGCGGTTTCGGGTTGTGCGTACCGATCAGTCCATTTCTGATATCCGTATTGAATTAAAGCGTATGTTGTCTGTGCTGATTAGTGAATAA
- the mltG gene encoding endolytic transglycosylase MltG, translated as MIKKIINWSAFLVIALFAYMFWYASTPVSLRQVPIGFELQPGSNLSALSRQMEAAGVIPDAWRFRILTRILGKANKIKAGYYILDAPVTPMQLLDKLVAGDVSLREIVFIEGWTFAQIRNALDINPLVRHDTKDMSEQEILQTLGVPLIHAEGWFFPAKYYIDAGSSDVSILQRAYDTMQQHLQTAWESRDAGLPYTSPTDALIMASIIEKETGAVAERPLIAAVFINRLRKGMRLQTDPTVIYGLGAQYDGNIHKRDLMADTPYNTYTRSGLPPTPIAMPGLASILAALHPAKSDALYFVAKGDGSHYFSNNLDEHNRAVARYQK; from the coding sequence ATGATTAAAAAAATAATAAACTGGAGTGCGTTTTTAGTAATTGCTCTCTTTGCCTATATGTTCTGGTATGCATCTACACCAGTATCCTTAAGGCAGGTGCCAATAGGTTTTGAGTTACAGCCGGGGAGTAATTTGTCTGCATTGAGTCGACAAATGGAGGCGGCTGGGGTGATTCCAGATGCGTGGCGTTTCCGTATTCTTACGCGTATTCTGGGTAAAGCAAACAAGATAAAAGCAGGATATTATATTTTAGATGCACCCGTTACCCCCATGCAGTTGCTGGATAAGCTGGTTGCCGGTGATGTGAGCTTGCGGGAAATTGTTTTTATCGAAGGTTGGACTTTTGCTCAAATTCGAAATGCTTTGGATATCAATCCATTGGTCCGCCATGATACTAAAGATATGAGTGAACAAGAAATTTTACAAACGTTGGGTGTTCCACTTATACACGCAGAGGGTTGGTTTTTCCCTGCAAAATATTACATAGATGCGGGTAGTAGTGATGTGTCTATTTTGCAACGTGCTTATGATACGATGCAGCAGCATTTACAAACAGCTTGGGAAAGCCGAGATGCTGGTTTACCTTACACTTCGCCAACCGATGCTTTAATCATGGCTTCGATTATCGAGAAGGAAACAGGCGCTGTGGCTGAGCGCCCACTTATTGCTGCAGTGTTTATTAATCGTTTGCGTAAGGGTATGCGTTTGCAAACTGATCCAACGGTGATTTATGGATTGGGCGCTCAATATGATGGCAATATACATAAGCGTGATTTAATGGCAGATACGCCCTATAACACCTATACTCGCTCAGGTTTGCCACCTACCCCGATCGCTATGCCGGGTTTAGCATCAATACTGGCGGCATTGCATCCTGCCAAGAGCGATGCTTTATATTTTGTTGCTAAAGGTGATGGTTCGCACTATTTTTCCAATAATTTAGATGAGCATAACCGTGCAGTTGCACGTTATCAAAAATAG